Below is a genomic region from Ancylomarina subtilis.
CGGCTAAACCAAATGGCGTTTGCAGATTATTGACACGAACACAAACTTCAGTGTCGTAAAAATTTACAGTTTCAAGCATGCTACGTACCAAAATACGAGCAGCATCTTTTTGGTTTAATGCAACCGCATCTTCCAAATCAAGTAATACAGCATCACAGCCATAAACACCCGCTTGTTGAATCATTGCCGGATTATTACCCGGAATATACAACATTGATCTTCTTTTCTTCTTAGCCATTACAATGTACCCTCCTGAATACCTAAAGAACGTTTAACAGCGGTTTCAACTCTCGCCTTAATGGTTGGTGTTAATGCGCCTTTATCCTTAGCAATAAGGTGCACATTTTCGATTTCCATTACATCTAAAACCTGATTGATGCATGTTTTTAGATCTTCTTCGAACTGCAACATTACAGTTGAAGAAATGTCAACCTGTCTTCCAGACCCTTCGGCAACCGGTTCAATAAGAACCATAATGTCGCTTGATTCAAAAGTTCCAGCTTGAGCTTTAAACTTAGGTGTCATTATTTTGTATCGTTAGTTGTTATTATCTACTTGCGAATCAACTTACAAATCGCAAATAGAATCTTATTTGTTAGTGCATAAACCTAAATAAAATCATGTGAATCTGAAATATAAATTAGCCATAAGTCCAATCTTTCTTTAGCTGATTTTAATTCAAATTCTTAACTGATTTTCTGTGTACAAATGTTGCAGTCTTTCAAAAAATATCAAAGGACTTTCGACAATTTTTTGGTTAAGTAAAAGTGTTATAAAACAGATTAAAGATATAATTCTTTATTATGTGTATTCAGAATATAAATCGTAACATCCCACTCATTGAAAAACAGATGATTGACAATATGCGAACAAACTGATAATCAGCAATAAACTTCAGCAAATTACAAAACTAGATTTGAATAGAGGGAATAAAAGCAAAAAAAATCCCACAGTGGCCTGTAGGATTCCTTGTGGATTAGTGGTTAGTGAGATCTTATCGGTTAGTATAAGAGTTTGCTTTGATTTCGGGTGGCCCCTTTTTTCAAAAGCGTGTGCAATATAGCTTTTCATTTTGAAATATTGCAAACGTTTGCTAAAAACTTTTCAACATTTTTAACAATTAAGAACAAAAAAAAATAAGCATATAAAAAAAGCTATCCCAATAGGAATAGCTTTCAGTTTTTTAATACAAGCAAATCTTATCTTGCTCCAACCAGAGATACTGAAGATATTGTGTCTCCCATTCCAACCAAGGTAACGGGTTTTTCAATCAAAATTGTAGGAACAGCAATAATCTCGATAGACTCGTTTTCGAAAAGACCTGTTTCAAGCAAGTTGTTTTGACCATATTTTTCTGTCACAAGATTCTGAAGATGATTTAATTCATTGAGACCAACATCAGAAACCCGATGCCCTTGAGCCCACAACAATACATCCTTCGTATTAATCGCACCCGTTCCGGCTTTCGCAGCAGCAACCGTAGCTGCCAATTGCATACCACCTCTGTTTTGAATAGGACTCACTTTAAAGCCTTTTCTTTGTAATGTTAAATATAAACCAAACATATGCAGCTGCATACGAGGACACTGTGTGTATTCATATATTTTCAGCATTCCTTCAAACATATTCTCAGCATTCACATTCGCCTCACATTTTGCAGCCAACTCCTCTTCCCCAATGACTTCAAGAATATCAATTAATTCACGCTCATTAAATCCTAAGCTATCAACACTCCTACCCAATGAATCAATCAGGTGCTTGCGTACCGCCTTATCCTGCGTTGACGCAACTTCAAGGTGCAATAAATTTTCAGGACAGGATTTTCGCCATTCGCTTATCATTGCCTTCGATGCATCGATTTTTTCAGCACCTTTACTCCCATCTTTCAAGGTTTCATGAAGCATCTGATAGCCAGAAAGTATAATATATTCCGAATTTACATCTGGCTGAGACATCTTCTTAGAAAAATGCTCATCGATATGCAGTTTAAAATTTAACGGATCGTATGTTGCTATGAATCGGTTTGCCTTAGGACATGTGTAAACTTTTCCATCTAAAGTAATAGAGTCACCCTTATCAAATTCGATAATCCAGTGAATTAAAGGCAGATCATTTTTCCGATCGACCTTAGAGGCCTGAGCCACATCTCCATTTTCATCTACAGTTAGGAGGTTATCCAAATCTAAAAAAAGCTGAGACTGCTCCTTAGGAGATGATGCACAATGCACATAAACTGAATCCACACCACAGACTGCCATCACATTGGCCACAATGCCGCCTTGACCGCCCATTTGAAGCTTATCGTAACCAATTGTTTCATTCAACCAATTGAATACGGCTTTATCCTCAATCAACCATTCTTCAGCTTTTCCCGCTTGGAAACATTGTAAAAATCCACGAATTGCATCCTCATTGGTTAGAACACAATTTTCCCCTTCACCAACAATTTTAGTTAGGTCTAATTTATTATCCTCAATGATTTTCTCAATAAATTTCCCATTGATTTTAATCACTGCATCCACATTTGCATTAAAAGCACTAATAAGACCTTTAACTTGTCCCATTTTCTCAAGTTGAGCTGGTGCCGTTTTATAATGCGATAACCATTTTTCTTTTAAATCGCTGTATGACATGCCAATAATTTAGTTTTTATTATAGTCAACTCTAACCCATCATTGTGAATTACAGTTAACGTCCAGAAGTTTGATGTAGGCAAAGAAATACAATTTAGGAGTGTTTCTTAAAAATTCATAATAAAAAGCAAATAAAAATCGTTGCAAAGGTTTGAAATAGATATACTGAATGACACTCGCACATAATTTATCAAAGTAAAAATGCCATGATAAAACGAAATGTTAAAAAACACCCAATTACATCTACATATATTTGGATATTTAAATATATTTGTAGCCGTATAAATGATCTAACATTCAAAAACAAATGGCTAACTAAAACCTGGCCGTATAAAATTTAAATAAATGAAAGCAACAACAACTTGGACACAAGGCATATCTTCAGTAATTACTGATAACAGAGGACACGAAACAATTGTTGATTTACCAGAAGCAAAAGGTGGACAGGATTTAGGTCCTACAGCATTTGAGCTTTGCCTGATGAGCTATTCGGGATGTGTCAATACAATTTTTAATATTGTATCAAAAAAAATGAGATTCGAATTCACTGCCCTTGAAGTGGATGCCATTGGTCACCAAAAAGATGGTGCAGCAACCTTTACTGATGTTGAGGTGGAGCTTAGAGTAGAATCTGAAGCTAGCGATGAGAAAATTGAATCCTGTTTGCAAAAAACATTAAAAATGTGTCCGGTAGGTGTTCTGTTCCACCAAGCCGGAGTCAACACTACTTACAAAATTATGCGACTACAAAATGCATAATTCATACGTATTGAAACATCATAAACATCCCTCACCTCAATTGGTGAGGGATGTTTTTTTTTGATCTTTAACACAGCATTAACAATTAGAAACACCAAAAATGAGACACGTCAGTCTTTTATTTTATATTTTTACTGAAACGAAAGAGAGTTGGCCTCTTTCACTTTCAACATCTTTATGAATTTAAAATAAGAGACATGAAACATATATTGTTTATTTTTTTAGCAGCATTCTATATGAATACCTCCGCTCAAAAAACTGAAAGCACCTTATTGGTTGGACAGGTAGCGCCTCAATTTAAGGCCCACGATCAGAATG
It encodes:
- the citD gene encoding citrate lyase acyl carrier protein, encoding MTPKFKAQAGTFESSDIMVLIEPVAEGSGRQVDISSTVMLQFEEDLKTCINQVLDVMEIENVHLIAKDKGALTPTIKARVETAVKRSLGIQEGTL
- a CDS encoding ADP-dependent glucokinase/phosphofructokinase; translation: MSYSDLKEKWLSHYKTAPAQLEKMGQVKGLISAFNANVDAVIKINGKFIEKIIEDNKLDLTKIVGEGENCVLTNEDAIRGFLQCFQAGKAEEWLIEDKAVFNWLNETIGYDKLQMGGQGGIVANVMAVCGVDSVYVHCASSPKEQSQLFLDLDNLLTVDENGDVAQASKVDRKNDLPLIHWIIEFDKGDSITLDGKVYTCPKANRFIATYDPLNFKLHIDEHFSKKMSQPDVNSEYIILSGYQMLHETLKDGSKGAEKIDASKAMISEWRKSCPENLLHLEVASTQDKAVRKHLIDSLGRSVDSLGFNERELIDILEVIGEEELAAKCEANVNAENMFEGMLKIYEYTQCPRMQLHMFGLYLTLQRKGFKVSPIQNRGGMQLAATVAAAKAGTGAINTKDVLLWAQGHRVSDVGLNELNHLQNLVTEKYGQNNLLETGLFENESIEIIAVPTILIEKPVTLVGMGDTISSVSLVGAR
- a CDS encoding OsmC family protein, with protein sequence MKATTTWTQGISSVITDNRGHETIVDLPEAKGGQDLGPTAFELCLMSYSGCVNTIFNIVSKKMRFEFTALEVDAIGHQKDGAATFTDVEVELRVESEASDEKIESCLQKTLKMCPVGVLFHQAGVNTTYKIMRLQNA